One window of the Rhizobium sp. ARZ01 genome contains the following:
- a CDS encoding nitrous oxide reductase accessory protein NosL: MKAIHIAAIVATVLLSGCNKQEQAEAPAPYALTQEAMGRYCGMNLLEHAGPKGQVILQQIPEPIWFSSARDTVAFTMLPDEPKEIAAIYVSDMGKAPSWEAPGMENWIDARTAFYVIGSTLRGGMDVEEAVPFSKQDAAQAFAAKNGGRVVTFGELPEDYILGGDQGVENAEQGT; the protein is encoded by the coding sequence ATGAAAGCCATCCACATCGCCGCGATCGTGGCTACGGTCCTTCTTTCCGGCTGCAACAAGCAGGAACAGGCGGAGGCGCCCGCTCCGTATGCGCTGACACAGGAGGCTATGGGCCGCTACTGTGGCATGAACCTCCTCGAGCACGCCGGCCCGAAGGGGCAGGTCATTCTGCAGCAGATCCCCGAACCGATCTGGTTCTCTTCGGCGCGTGACACGGTTGCCTTCACGATGCTGCCGGACGAACCGAAGGAGATCGCCGCCATCTATGTCTCCGATATGGGTAAGGCGCCGAGCTGGGAAGCGCCGGGCATGGAAAACTGGATCGACGCGCGCACGGCATTCTATGTTATTGGCAGTACGCTTCGCGGCGGCATGGATGTCGAGGAAGCCGTGCCCTTCTCAAAGCAGGATGCGGCGCAGGCCTTCGCGGCGAAAAACGGCGGACGAGTCGTGACGTTCGGTGAATTGCCTGAGGACTACATTCTCGGCGGCGATCAGGGCGTCGAAAACGCCGAACAAGGAACGTAA
- a CDS encoding FAD:protein FMN transferase — protein sequence MPAAGRAMPSTEPVIWRGQALGAPATLVLNHEDRTEAQALIKKVVAEVARLEGIFSLYRENSALSELNRVGALAAPPAELVELLETCRHFHQLSDGRFDPAIQPLWALYARHFVSADADPAGPTPEEIRSAVALAGFDKVHFDRNRVAFSRPGMAVTLNGIAQGYVTDRIVMLLRDAGVTSSLVDMGENSAIGSKADGSPWRIGLASFENEAEPDLVLDVTDRSVATSSGAGFLFDPAGRFSHILDPRTGTTARQYERVSVVAPLAATADALSTAFALMTPVEISSLAKTVGEIDVHLRTQDGQTCSNKNPAATGDCTI from the coding sequence TTGCCTGCCGCCGGCCGTGCGATGCCGTCCACCGAGCCTGTGATCTGGCGGGGGCAGGCGCTGGGCGCGCCGGCCACGCTTGTCCTCAATCATGAGGATCGGACGGAGGCACAGGCTCTCATCAAGAAAGTGGTGGCGGAAGTGGCCCGCCTTGAGGGCATATTCAGCCTTTATCGAGAGAACTCCGCGCTCAGCGAACTGAACCGGGTGGGCGCACTGGCCGCGCCGCCTGCCGAGTTGGTTGAGCTGCTCGAAACCTGCAGGCATTTTCATCAGCTCAGCGATGGCAGGTTCGACCCGGCCATTCAGCCGCTGTGGGCGCTCTATGCCCGGCACTTTGTAAGCGCGGATGCCGATCCGGCCGGACCGACGCCGGAAGAGATCCGCAGCGCGGTGGCGCTTGCGGGTTTTGACAAGGTGCATTTCGACCGCAATCGCGTTGCCTTTTCTCGTCCTGGCATGGCGGTTACGCTCAATGGGATCGCTCAGGGGTATGTGACCGACCGAATCGTGATGCTGCTTCGGGATGCGGGCGTTACCAGCAGTCTGGTGGACATGGGCGAAAACAGCGCGATTGGTTCCAAGGCCGATGGTTCGCCGTGGCGGATTGGGCTGGCGTCATTCGAAAACGAGGCGGAGCCGGATCTGGTTCTCGATGTCACTGATCGGTCGGTGGCGACGTCTTCCGGCGCGGGTTTCCTTTTCGACCCGGCGGGGCGCTTCAGCCATATCCTCGATCCGCGCACCGGCACGACCGCTCGGCAATACGAACGCGTTTCCGTTGTCGCACCACTTGCTGCGACTGCCGATGCGCTCTCCACCGCATTTGCGCTGATGACACCCGTTGAAATCAGTTCGCTGGCGAAGACCGTTGGCGAGATCGATGTGCATTTGCGCACACAGGACGGGCAGACCTGCTCAAACAAAAATCCAGCTGCGACAGGAGACTGCACAATCTGA
- a CDS encoding Wzz/FepE/Etk N-terminal domain-containing protein — protein sequence MNQRSLPLTRPLPRNAESSDSFIDLDRLLSAVQRRAKTIAIFTCVFIVGGIAYLGFATPLYTSMTQILIDDSMSRYAEDQEASPQSGQQLDTRIASTVELLRSGKLALRVVDQADLSGEQTLIDPARSPIATVKSWLKAIAGVFSGGDPISEEAAANARRHKAAAMLQQALKVERVGRSSVLSVAFTSPEPQLAALIARTYADAYLSDQLSANLEASERASVWLQERLDDLGKRSQAAAMEVETYRRANNLTSTRGELMSEQQLTDLNSQLIVAQADAASALARYEQFKAIVEKGPESAVQNSTIASKDIDSSVIQDLRTRHSAVSKREQDVTQNFGADHPQAVALRAEKEDLSRQIFRELQQMTATYRNEYEVARSREQSLRDSIDKVAGTNSDANQALVKLRELEQKSTALKALYDSYLNRYEQASQQRSFPIAKARVISEAGVPVSPSNPKKTMVLALSAVLGLMAGGAFAFLLEMQERGLRLESDVRSLLRHRSIGYLPLIGKRPKKKFNLRDLLNPGDADRDAPEEPLPLERMTRIVRDAPQSTFAETLRHAKLACDVLLQRRPNRVIGIISMAPGEGNTTFAANFALLLASTGKRTLLVDADLRNPCLSRMLKPVPKSGLVEAALGEVPWASTVKVDQQTKLAILPIAPGSIDEQFHYTNEIFAAPGMATLMENARKTFDYTVVDLAPLGPVVDAKAFAQHADGFILVLEWGKTPARLVREILDAEIDINSKILGVVLNKTDMDELPSYSDQGGSEKFRKHYAKYYVD from the coding sequence ATGAACCAGAGAAGTCTACCGTTGACCAGACCGTTGCCGCGAAACGCGGAGAGCTCGGATTCCTTCATCGATCTGGACCGTCTGCTTTCCGCCGTGCAGCGGCGGGCGAAGACGATCGCGATCTTCACCTGTGTCTTCATCGTCGGCGGCATTGCCTATCTCGGCTTCGCAACCCCGCTCTACACGTCGATGACGCAGATCCTTATCGATGACAGTATGTCACGCTACGCGGAAGACCAGGAGGCTTCACCTCAAAGCGGCCAGCAACTGGATACCCGCATAGCCAGCACGGTCGAGCTCCTGAGGTCCGGCAAGCTGGCACTGCGCGTCGTCGATCAGGCAGACCTTTCCGGCGAACAGACCTTGATCGATCCGGCGCGCTCTCCGATCGCTACGGTCAAATCGTGGCTCAAGGCTATCGCCGGCGTCTTTTCTGGAGGCGACCCTATATCCGAGGAAGCGGCCGCGAACGCCAGGCGACATAAGGCGGCAGCGATGCTTCAGCAGGCGCTGAAAGTGGAGCGCGTCGGTCGGAGTTCCGTCCTCTCTGTTGCCTTCACCTCCCCGGAACCACAGCTGGCGGCACTGATCGCGCGGACGTATGCGGACGCCTACCTCTCCGACCAACTGAGCGCAAATCTCGAAGCGTCCGAGCGCGCCTCCGTGTGGTTGCAGGAACGTCTCGATGACCTCGGCAAGCGCTCGCAAGCAGCTGCAATGGAGGTCGAGACCTACAGACGTGCGAACAATCTGACATCGACGCGCGGCGAACTCATGTCGGAGCAGCAACTGACCGACCTTAACAGCCAGCTAATCGTTGCCCAGGCCGATGCCGCGAGCGCCTTGGCACGCTACGAACAGTTCAAGGCGATCGTCGAGAAGGGACCGGAAAGCGCAGTCCAGAATTCCACGATCGCTTCGAAGGATATCGACAGCTCCGTCATTCAGGATCTACGGACTCGACATTCCGCCGTCAGCAAGCGCGAACAGGACGTGACGCAGAACTTCGGCGCGGACCATCCACAGGCCGTCGCGCTGCGGGCGGAGAAGGAGGACCTGTCACGACAGATCTTCCGTGAACTGCAGCAGATGACCGCGACCTACCGCAACGAATACGAGGTCGCCCGATCACGCGAACAGTCGCTTCGTGACAGCATCGACAAAGTTGCCGGCACAAACTCGGACGCCAACCAGGCGCTGGTCAAGTTGCGGGAACTGGAACAGAAGTCGACGGCGCTGAAGGCCCTCTACGACAGCTACCTGAACCGCTACGAGCAGGCGTCGCAGCAGCGATCCTTCCCAATCGCCAAGGCGCGGGTAATCTCGGAGGCGGGGGTGCCGGTTTCACCGTCCAATCCGAAGAAAACCATGGTGCTGGCGCTTTCGGCGGTCCTTGGCCTCATGGCGGGCGGCGCGTTCGCGTTTCTTCTGGAAATGCAGGAACGCGGCCTGCGGCTCGAAAGCGACGTTCGCTCGCTCCTCCGGCACAGGTCGATCGGTTATTTGCCGTTGATCGGCAAGCGGCCGAAGAAGAAGTTCAATCTGCGTGATCTGCTAAATCCAGGCGATGCCGACCGGGATGCGCCCGAAGAACCGCTGCCTCTCGAACGAATGACGCGCATCGTCCGGGACGCACCACAATCGACCTTCGCCGAAACGCTGCGGCATGCGAAGCTCGCCTGCGACGTACTTCTGCAGCGGCGGCCCAACCGGGTTATCGGCATCATTTCGATGGCGCCAGGCGAGGGAAATACTACTTTTGCGGCCAATTTCGCGCTCCTGCTCGCCTCGACAGGCAAGCGCACGTTGCTGGTCGATGCCGACCTGCGCAATCCATGCCTCAGCCGAATGCTGAAGCCCGTGCCGAAGTCGGGTCTCGTCGAAGCAGCCCTTGGAGAGGTTCCCTGGGCATCGACGGTCAAGGTCGACCAGCAAACGAAGCTCGCGATCCTGCCGATCGCACCGGGATCCATCGACGAGCAGTTCCACTATACCAACGAGATCTTTGCAGCTCCCGGCATGGCAACGTTGATGGAAAACGCCCGGAAGACTTTCGACTACACCGTCGTCGATCTGGCACCGCTGGGCCCGGTGGTCGATGCAAAGGCCTTCGCCCAGCATGCGGACGGCTTCATACTGGTGTTGGAATGGGGCAAGACGCCCGCGCGGCTGGTGCGGGAGATTCTTGACGCGGAGATCGACATCAATTCGAAGATCCTCGGCGTCGTCCTGAATAAGACCGACATGGACGAGTTGCCGTCCTACAGCGATCAAGGCGGCTCGGAAAAATTCCGCAAGCACTACGCCAAGTACTACGTGGACTAG
- a CDS encoding UTP--glucose-1-phosphate uridylyltransferase, producing the protein MDTISPVRKAIIPVAGNGTRFLPATKAMPKEMLTIVDRPVVQYALDEARQAGIEHIVFVTGRNKQAIQDHFDDAPELISSLSRSGKDAQVSELEAMLPAAGTVSFTRQQAPLGLGHAVWCARDLIGDEPFALLLPDMICHGPSGCMAGLMDLYGSTGGNVVGVEQCAPEEASKYGIVGKGDAVPHGFTVTEMVEKPKQGEAPSNYFLNGRYILQPEIFGFLARQQRGAGNEIQLTDSMLKLSQTQPFHAHPYAGRTFDCGSKQGFIEANVAFAFARPDIGGMVFESVRDMVLSHQRRIHAA; encoded by the coding sequence CCCGTGCGCAAAGCCATCATTCCGGTTGCAGGCAATGGAACCCGATTCCTTCCCGCCACCAAGGCCATGCCGAAGGAAATGCTGACCATCGTCGATCGACCTGTAGTGCAGTACGCGCTGGACGAAGCGCGCCAAGCCGGAATTGAGCACATCGTTTTCGTCACGGGCCGCAACAAGCAGGCGATCCAGGATCATTTCGACGATGCGCCGGAGCTGATCTCCTCGCTTTCGAGATCCGGCAAGGACGCGCAGGTTTCGGAACTGGAGGCCATGCTTCCGGCGGCGGGCACCGTCAGCTTCACGCGGCAGCAGGCACCGCTGGGCCTCGGCCATGCCGTCTGGTGTGCCCGCGACCTGATAGGCGACGAGCCGTTCGCGCTCTTGCTGCCGGACATGATCTGCCATGGCCCGAGCGGCTGCATGGCGGGCCTGATGGACCTGTACGGGTCCACCGGCGGAAACGTCGTCGGCGTTGAGCAATGCGCCCCTGAAGAAGCGTCGAAATATGGCATCGTCGGCAAGGGTGATGCCGTACCGCATGGCTTCACCGTCACGGAAATGGTGGAAAAGCCGAAGCAGGGAGAGGCGCCTTCGAACTATTTCCTGAACGGCCGCTACATCCTCCAGCCGGAGATCTTCGGCTTCCTCGCCCGCCAGCAGCGCGGCGCCGGCAATGAGATCCAGCTCACCGACAGCATGCTGAAGTTGTCGCAAACGCAGCCGTTCCACGCCCATCCCTATGCCGGGCGCACCTTCGATTGTGGGTCCAAACAAGGTTTCATCGAGGCCAACGTCGCCTTTGCCTTTGCGCGACCCGATATCGGCGGAATGGTGTTTGAGTCCGTCAGGGACATGGTTCTGTCTCATCAACGCCGCATCCACGCGGCATAA